CCTTTAACATCACATATTACACAGAAGATTTTGGGTACAGACGCCAGTTTACTACCATTAGCATGTAACTTGCGTTCAGCTCATCCACCAATTCTTTGCAAGAACAAAACATGTCAGAATCACAAAACGAAATGTTTAATTTGCATGCTTCCgttatttgtcatttttgtcactTAAGATCCTCCTGAATCATGTATATGGTCGTCTTTGCTTACACGTAAACCTGGTTTGGCATTTTGTTTTTCCTTCTTTTGTTGGCCAGAGTCTGAATGTTTATTTACACTAGACTCCCCTTTTTGTCCTTTAGTGGAATCTGGCACTTCCTTTTCGTCATTTCCCGGCTGGTTTTGTGGCATAAACGATGCCTGTCTTATCAGTGATCGCAACTGATGACCCAATATCTCCAACTGTGCCGCTTGTTCTGCCCTCCTCTTCATTGCATCCTCAGAATGCTTCTCAGACTTCTTTGAACTCTCCTTTCCATTCTGAACTGACCATTCCTTCCGTGAACTTCCTTCTGTCGATTCTGGTTTCTTGTCATCCGAGTAttcagatgttttgtttttgctttctTGCTCCGATGAGTTGTTCTTTGAATTGCCGTCTGTGTTTTGATCCTTCCCATCCTTGCCTGATGCCTTTGGCTCTGAAGCTTTCTTAAGAGATACAATATCCTGTAGCTCTCTGGTCACTGACTTTGACTGTTGCATAAGATCTCGTATATCTCTCTGCGTCTCCAACCCAAGCCAGTCAGGAAAGATGCCAGCAAGTGGGTCTACTCTTGTAATAGCACCGAGAGGTGGTGTCGTTCCCTCGCTGGAATCGGCATCTTGTTTCGTCCCCGACGCACCTCTCTTTCTAGCAGTTCCAGTATTGCCAGCAGAGGCAGCAATGATACCTATGTTTTGAGATGGACCAATATTTAACAAAGGTGGGGTAAACGCAGATAAACTTGGAATAGGAACAGGCTGACTCTGCAAATGTACAGGAATCCCTCCGCTAGTCATCACAGGTAGTTTAAAATTTGAAGAAGCTTCCATGGTATCGATTAGTTGTCCAAACACCTGATCAAATGAAGATGCTGTTACTTTCGTTTTGTTTCCATTAGTGTTTTCTCCATTATTGCTGTTATTTCCATTAGGGGTTTGGCCAATACCCTTGCCATTGCTATCAAAATTTCCTGTTGCTTGACCATTAATACCGTCTTCCGTGCCGTTACCAATGTTACTGTGACCATTATCACTTGTAGCATTTTTAGTTTTCTTACCGTTACCATTCGAATCATGTCCATTGTCAGTGCTGCCACTACCCGTATCAGTGCCATTTGTGACACTTGGCACACTATGCCCCTTTTCTCCTTCAGCGatcattttgtctgttacatttttAGCATTGTTTACAAAGGGCACGAGGGTATGTCCatttttaacgtcttttgagtTTACATTATCAGCATTTAAAGAATGCCCATTGTCACCTTTTACAGGATGCCCATTGTCACCTTTTACAGAATGCCCATTGTCACCTTTTACAGAATGCCCATTGTCACCATTGGAAGATCGACCATTGTCACCTTTTACAGAATGCCCATTGTCACCATTGGAAGATCGACCATTGTCACCTTTTACAGAATGCCCATTGTCACCATTGGAAGATCGATCATTGTCACCTTTTACAGAATGCCCATTGCCACCATTAGAAAGACCTTTATCACCGTTTGGTGAATGGCCACTTGGTTTAGTACTATTCGTTTGTTCATTATAAAATGCACTACCGAGACCCATTGGAGCCGTTAGTTTTCCTGCCATTGCTGTTGGTACAAGTTCTGGAAGAGTTGATAGAAATCTATTACTCCAGTTATTTATAGCATGTTGAAATCCCAACACACTGCCAAGTGCAGATGGCGATATCTCTGTTGCACGTTGGTGATATGTGCCTGGGGTAGTTGTTGTTGCAGGGGATGGTTGTGTTGTCTTTCGCTTAACGGCGGCTTTGGTTGTGTAGGTCGGTGGCTTAGACGTACTTGCAGATGTTGGGTTAGCAGTTGTTGTAATTATGGTTGATACTGGAGACGTGGTTGGATCAGATTTATGCCTAACGGTTACTGCAGAAGAAGCTGTTGACGATTCTCCTGTAATTCGACCTGAAGAGGCGGTAAAACTGGCAGTTGACAGTTTGGCTGCTCGAGTTGTACCATTTGGTTGTTGTGGAGTCGAAGTTGATTGTGCTTGATATTCTACTGCATTCATCTCAGTTGAACCTGCTCTTAAATCTGTTGTTCCTCTTGATGGTTTTGTGGTTTTAGGACTTGTGGTCATCGTCGAAGCTGTAAATGAACCTGTGTGTGTCTTTCCAGTCGCAGGCGTTGGTGTTGCAGTTGTTTGCGTTGCAGTTACGGCTGTTGTCttttgtttgggttgtgtcTCCTGATTTGTCTTTACATCCGCAGGTGTTGAAGTTTCAGTCGTATTTGATTGTGCTGTTTGTCCCGATGATACTGATGATGGCACTAACGATGTGGTGCTTGTATCATGTCCAACGCTAGATGAGGGCTCCGTGGACATTTGTGAAGTTACAGAGTCTGGTTTTATAATGGTGGacacagtgttgtgtgttgttGGAGTTGATTGTGGAGATATCTTATTGGAGGcagttgctgttgctgctgctgctgctgctgctgttgctggaatatctgTTACTGTAGACTTTGTATCGTTTGTTCTTGGAGTTGATTGTGTAGATATCATAGTGGAGGCAGTTGCTGTTGCTGACATATCTGTTACTGCAGACTTTGTATCGTTTGTCGTTGGTTCCTTCAAAGTTAAGATTGGCGTGGCTGCAGTTGATACCAGAGAGACCGGAGACGACGATGGTGAAGTAGTTGGTGCTGTCGACACTTTGGGGTCTGTCGTTGTATTCGTTGTTGAACTATTGTCTTTGTTATGAGATGCTGCTTCGGTTGTGGTAGGGACAGAAgatacatcactgaacacattTCTAGCAGAGACTTCAGCAAGGAGGTTTTCGGGAGTCGTGGTTAGTGTTTCTGTAGCGGCAGAGACTCTTTGAGTTGGTTGCATGGACGAAATAACACCATAGAACTCCTTGACTGTAGGCCTTTCAGTTGTTGTAGATTCACTTTGCGCACTACTTTGAGTTACCTCCTTGTACGTTGGTTTTATCTGACCCACAAGTGCAGCTCGTGAACCTATTGTGGATTCTTTGTTAGAGACTGACATTGTAATGGCATCTAGAGTAGAACTGTCACGCCGTGAGGTAGCTATGTCTTTTGTTGTTGTGGATGATATGAACATGTCTGAGGTCAGTGGTGCCGCTGTAGTAGACTTAGCAAGACGTGTGCTTGTGCTAACACTTGGCGTTGCACTATTGTAGTCCTTTGACGATATAATTCCTATCGTAGTTTTAGCGTCTGCTTGCGTAGAAGccatttgtgttgttgttgaaacCGAAGGGGTCGTTGTAGTTGTTGGTGTGGTAGGGGTCTGGGCAGATGTTCTCGCACTTGTGGCCTTTGACGTAAAGGAAAACAGAGCAAGATCCAAGAAGTCCAATGAATCAATTGCATCTATGATTTTTCCATTTCCGTTTCCATTTCCATTTCCATTGCCGTTTCCATTACCGTGGCCATTTCCATTGCCATTTGATTGTTGGGACGGTACAACTGTCTCACAAAAACTACCTCCATAACCATCAGGGCAAATACATATGTAGGTACAACCTTTTGACTTACATGTCCCTGTATTGCACACATTACTGAAAAGGCTGCAGGCATCACTTAATCCCCGGTCGGAACAACCTCCGTTGGTGTCAACTACGGGCGGACTCGGTTCGTTGTCCGGCCATATTGAATCAATTCTTGTTGCAGGGGGTGCAGCTCGGAAAACATCCACTGCACAAATCAGTATAACAACCTTTGAATAAAGGCGATAGaccatgtttgaatgtgttacCCCGTAAATAAATCAAGGTCTAGTATCAATATTAGCTTCTATCACATCCAGTAGAATCACTCCGAAGACCTTCTGAGCAGCTCAAGGCATTTTTCCGAGTCATCTCATACGAACTCCATACCAGGTCTCTATGATCCTTTGcctgaaaaataaaacaaataaaaaatgggAGTGATATTTTTTCATTAACAATAAGATTTGTGTTGAAAAACCGGTGCTCTGTCATTCTACAAGACGTTTTCTCCAGctttacatattttactgacatGTATGTCAGACAATGTTAATTACGAAATGAATACAATGGGTCCTTGTGGCTTTCAAGCTCGCTCTTTAATGACACTCCTAGGATTATTTCGAGGTTTCCTGTCTGTTATATGCAACGTATCAATCACACTGCATCATAAATGTCAACTACGGTCATGTGTAAATATGATAGACCGTATTTTTAGCTGATTGTTACTAAACTTACACCGGGCGTGCGAAAATAGATAGAACGTAGCGATGTGTTTATACCCATTCTTTCTTTGTACCTACTGTCAATTATTCGTTAGATTTAGTGAcaaatttgtcatttttcatatttatcaaGGTGTGGCTTCTTCATGAataattaatttcttctttatctAAGGATACCTATGAATTTATGTTCAGACGAGATTTACCTTTATATGAAGGCGACACGGTCAGTATGAAACACATTTCTCTCCCGAGGAAACACGAAACGATGTGATAAAACAGCGTTCAACGTGTCTCTTTATTATGACAATCCTTCACGATGACAAATGACAAATCTATTTGTTAAAACAATGCAAACCATGTGCCCTCTCATTGAATATGTTGAATACATAATGACGATAAAACACTTCATATTTATTTGATATAAaaatgtcttttgtttgtttgtttttttttgcttgtttCCTATTTAACACAGTATTCTGGAATTTTAAGCTACATAACGGCTGGCTGTAAAAAGtagagtctggagcagacaatccagtgactgatatcatgagctcCGACCTACCTagttgggatactatgacatgcatcaaccaagggTCAGGGAGCCTGAACACACGATCCTCACTATCCCattatacgacaagcatgggttactgagtcTTCACGGCTGTAACAAATCTCTGTTTACGTCTGAGTAATGTGTACGACTATATCACAATAAGAGTCTAAGAACGGCTTACCTTTAGTACAGTTACAGACACACTTAGTTTATTTGTCATAATATCTCCGGAATGAATGTTCTCTTATTCAAAAGAAACGACCTGTCCTTACGGCTAACATTGTCAGATTATTTGATATCAGATAAGGTGAGACTTCCATTATGTCAATGTACTCTTCTGTATCAATCATTAGCCTGGGGCGGCTGGGTGCTAAAGCATACACGCCTCGCGGGAACACCGCATGAAAACAATTCTTGATGTTCTTTACggtaatattgatgaaatatcaacaaaCAGATGTGTATGGCTATTACAACGAATTTCCAATCATGATTGGTTCCCCATAACATTGTCAGATTATTTGATATCACATAAGGCAGGCGAAGACTTCCATTATGCCAATGTACTCTTCTGTATCCATCCTTAGCctggggcggttgggtagttAAGGCGTATACGTCTCACAAGAACACCACGTGGAGAGAATTCTTCAGGTCTTTCACggtaatattgatgaaatgtcaaGAAATGGATGCATTAGCTATTACACTGACTACGCTGACATCTCCATTCATGCTTGATTCCTCATGtagtgtaatgtgtgaagcaatAATCTTGCCATTATATAACCTGTGTGTGGCccaaagcggagtaaaaccatagTCGTTTGCTTAAATGACCCAGGTGTCATTATTACTTATTCACCATCAAACCAGGTATGCCCTAGTTGTGGGTCGTAGTTCGTACTGGCATAAGCATGTTTATATTAACACACAATATAAAGCGTTCAACTTGCGTGAACATGTATCATACTAGACAGAAGGTTTACATGCTTGCTCCTAGCATCCTTTACGCATTTTATCACGTTTACATTTCTTATAACACAAATGTTGTAAACAGAGGTGGAGTCTAGGTCAGTTGACAATGAATCTAAAGCACATTTGCAAGGTCTCCAGGAAGACATACATAATGACAAGAATTACAGCTGCTGCAATCACAGAATTACCTACAATATATGTCCAAATGTTCAATATACGTCCAAACGTGGAGAtgtatttataatttatatttttacatatCTTATGTTGAATTGCTTTGAAATTTAATATCAATATTGGTTTTAAATGATAAAGTAATAAGTTAAACTTTAAATTCCAGTACCACAGAAATCACATCCACCTACAGGAACAGTCATTTTGCTTTAGTCGTCAAGTGGTTTTGAAGAATCACAAGGCTCAAAATGATATACGAGTTAAACCCGTTATATGTTATGAACACAAGGCACACTAGTAATTGCTAGACTATTTTGAATCACATATTTACCTCATATTTACAATGTGTAGACAAAATGACAGACTCGGGCAAATCAATTGATAGGTCTTCGTTACGAACATACTTTGTCCATTTTCCCTCCAAAGAACGCGATCTGACCAAATCATTGAGCTCTCATAGgaactatttttaaaaaacGTCATATTCTTGTCCAACGGAGCCATTTGTTTGATTAAAAATTCCATAAGCATTGCGTCAATATGTTACTCACTAAATACATGAGGTTATTACTATAAACACATAAAACCCGGCTATAGGTTATGGTGTAAAACGATCAATACAAAACGTTCAGTATTTCATGATAAATGGCAGACTTGTTGTAGACCGAAACCTCACTTTATGCAATAATGTTTTATAACACGGTGACAACTTGCCTTGAGGTGTCTCGCATCTTATGTCATCAATGAACGAGTAGACAATTAGGCTATCAATCAATACAGTGATAGGTCGTCCAGGAGCAAGACAGATAAGTAGATGATTATGCTGTCAAGGAGTCATACGAAGTACCCATGTGTAAACTCGCTTATGAACTGTCGCACTTCACAACTAACATGTTCGGCAGTTATGTACATATAAGCTAACTTTACACATGAATGCATAGCCGAGCGATTCATGTCGTGAAAGATAACAGTTAAATTTAACACCTATTAAGAACACGCAAACGTAGGATGAATCAATGAACTGAGGTATAACGTAGGTAACCCGCGAAAATGTTATCGTTTATTTCATCGTTCATTCTTTAAACGGCATATTTATAAACCGCAGTGGACTGATTAGAAAGGCCGGTTCGGTTATTTAGAAACAAGCCTCGGTTTTAGtatttaaatgatattaatCTTCCTTTTTTATGGAGGAAAAACGGTTGTGTAAATTCGGTTAACAATATTAGAATGTGGCTGATATTTGTATGACGATCCCTCTGATGCTTCAGCGGTGGAAAAGTCAGTTTTGCAGCTTACTGACTGACTCATAAAGCACCATGTGTAGTAATAACATCACACAAGAAAGGTAATTTCGATGAAGTGAATACAAGTTTCTGAATTTTCATAGTTACGTTAAGTTAACGCAATATTGGAGGGCGTCGTATGTAGTCCTTAGACACCTATTGATATGTAAGAGCATgtagactatttacagactgcagatctacctgtacattggaCGTATACCATATGATGGAAATGGAACGGatttatcatgtaaaatacttcCATGTAGAATATTATGAAAATGCCATGATGGAATGACATACCTGTAATGACCTGGCCTCCTCATTTAAGTGACACTTGGAGTGTCACAGCAGGCACACATTTCCTGCATGTGCCTCAAGCAACTGTATCCTGGTACGAAGTGCAACCTACAGCCCCTTACAAGTTGAAGACGTGGAAACAACATGACCTGTTCATAATCCCTAACACCTTTCATTTTCAATACAGAACATAAGTAGGATTAACATGTCGTGACAGGTCCTAAAGTTAATCTACATAAATTAAACATACAGCCTGAAAACTGTAAATACCTTCTTTCTTGAAACCGGTCAGAGGCAGCGCTTGTGCTTGAAGATGAAGAATGTTCTAAGAGATGATGGTATACATACACCATAAACCGAGTTTATCCGTCCACACCCAGTGCCTGAATAGTGTTTCTCAGGCGACAGGAACATCAGTGGCTACTGCGGTGTCTATGACCTGACGTCAAGTAATAAATCTAGTCTCGCTCTCTGCTCTAAATTTCACCTGACAGGTGGAATTGTGTTCGCTGCTAACACGCATGACGTCATCGCTTAACAAAATGCTTTCATTGCGTAATAGCGTCGGTTGCGACTTGATGGTGAGCATTATGTCTGTTTACAAACCCTCAGCTACAATCACGGCAACACCTGAGATTAGTTTAGTCTTGAATTATGCGTCCAACATGACATTTATTTTTTCGTTTCATTTTGATGCCTGTTGTCATTTGTAATAAATAGTTGCCAACATTTTTGCGTGTACAAGTGTCTAAAGGTCTCAAATAATTGATTAGTAttctctactactactactactactactactactactactgctgctgctgctgctgctgctattactactattAAAACTGATACTACAATCTCTACCACTACTAGTATACCTTTGCTACTAGtacgtccgtccgtccgtaagtacgtacgtacgcacgcacgcacgcacgcacgtaagtatgtatgtatgtatgtatgtatgtatgtatgtatgtatgtatgtatgtatgtatgtatgtatgtatgtacgtacgtacggaGTGTATCAGGATGGAACAAAGTTAAACTTGAACAATCAATATAATCATAATACCTATGCTTGACACATCGCATTTATGCTTTAGTCTCCACCTTCCAGCGCACAGCAACATCAGTCAGACTCATCAAAACTCTAAACCACTGACAGAAAGAAATAATGTTCTTAATGGGTTAATCGTTCCTACACACCAGATAAACAACTGGAAAACCTACCAGGATCAACACTGCTGCTAGTCCTTCTCTCATAACGTCTAGTCGCTAGCCGACGTCGTAAACCTTTCACATCTGCAGTATTTCTGCAACTGTGGCGCACGTCGGTATGACAGGTGTTGGCAGCCAGTCTACAAGCCTCCGTTATAGGATGTGCACACTCGTGGGGTCATAGTGTACGTGTCGTCACAATATCTACAGGCCTTGAGGGCGTGGATGTAGTTGGGACATACTTTCATGGATTTCTGAATGATATATTAATTGCTTTGTTAATTGTTagtgttactcactcactcattcattcttaTCATCCTTGAATACACGCGGTGTTACTGGTTATACAAGCAGCCCGTTAACGAATGGCAATGCAACCAGGATCTCGCACACCTCAAGGGGCTAATGTGTTACAAATGCATATGAAAAAGGGAAATGTCCGTTAATTGTCTTTACTTCTTGTACCGGACTGTTGGTACTGGATGTTTAATTGAACATTTACGTTGTACATGGTGTAATTATGGTGCGGCTTTGGTGAGAGGATCTCTGTTAAACTCCTTTCGCTGGCCTGTACTGTTGAAATGATACGAATACACTGATGCAAAGAAAAGCATAGGCATGGACCATTACTCTGAATGTGTCGTTGAAATTGCGAAAACGACTTCAAAATAAGTTGTTCGGCGCAAATGCACAgcaattatcatttttttttcacttaaaTGATGTTCTATATGTTTACTCGACAAACCTTCATTACATATATGTCCCCACGACTCACTATACTGACTCACAAAATCACGGCTGTATGCACATGTAGATCCCTATGACTCACTAAATCACGCttgtatgtacatgtagatcCCTATGACTCACTAAATCACGCttgtatgtacatgtagatcCGTATGACTCACTAAATCACGGTTGTATGTACATGCAGATCCCTATGACTCAATAAACCGTGATTGTATGCACATGTAGATCCCCATGACTCACTAAATCACGGttgtatgtacatgtagatcCCTATGACTCACTAAATC
Above is a genomic segment from Haliotis asinina isolate JCU_RB_2024 chromosome 7, JCU_Hal_asi_v2, whole genome shotgun sequence containing:
- the LOC137291820 gene encoding uncharacterized protein, whose amino-acid sequence is MVYRLYSKVVILICAVDVFRAAPPATRIDSIWPDNEPSPPVVDTNGGCSDRGLSDACSLFSNVCNTGTCKSKGCTYICICPDGYGGSFCETVVPSQQSNGNGNGHGNGNGNGNGNGNGNGKIIDAIDSLDFLDLALFSFTSKATSARTSAQTPTTPTTTTTPSVSTTTQMASTQADAKTTIGIISSKDYNSATPSVSTSTRLAKSTTAAPLTSDMFISSTTTKDIATSRRDSSTLDAITMSVSNKESTIGSRAALVGQIKPTYKEVTQSSAQSESTTTERPTVKEFYGVISSMQPTQRVSAATETLTTTPENLLAEVSARNVFSDVSSVPTTTEAASHNKDNSSTTNTTTDPKVSTAPTTSPSSSPVSLVSTAATPILTLKEPTTNDTKSAVTDMSATATASTMISTQSTPRTNDTKSTVTDIPATAAAAAAATATASNKISPQSTPTTHNTVSTIIKPDSVTSQMSTEPSSSVGHDTSTTSLVPSSVSSGQTAQSNTTETSTPADVKTNQETQPKQKTTAVTATQTTATPTPATGKTHTGSFTASTMTTSPKTTKPSRGTTDLRAGSTEMNAVEYQAQSTSTPQQPNGTTRAAKLSTASFTASSGRITGESSTASSAVTVRHKSDPTTSPVSTIITTTANPTSASTSKPPTYTTKAAVKRKTTQPSPATTTTPGTYHQRATEISPSALGSVLGFQHAINNWSNRFLSTLPELVPTAMAGKLTAPMGLGSAFYNEQTNSTKPSGHSPNGDKGLSNGGNGHSVKGDNDRSSNGDNGHSVKGDNGRSSNGDNGHSVKGDNGRSSNGDNGHSVKGDNGHSVKGDNGHPVKGDNGHSLNADNVNSKDVKNGHTLVPFVNNAKNVTDKMIAEGEKGHSVPSVTNGTDTGSGSTDNGHDSNGNGKKTKNATSDNGHSNIGNGTEDGINGQATGNFDSNGKGIGQTPNGNNSNNGENTNGNKTKVTASSFDQVFGQLIDTMEASSNFKLPVMTSGGIPVHLQSQPVPIPSLSAFTPPLLNIGPSQNIGIIAASAGNTGTARKRGASGTKQDADSSEGTTPPLGAITRVDPLAGIFPDWLGLETQRDIRDLMQQSKSVTRELQDIVSLKKASEPKASGKDGKDQNTDGNSKNNSSEQESKNKTSEYSDDKKPESTEGSSRKEWSVQNGKESSKKSEKHSEDAMKRRAEQAAQLEILGHQLRSLIRQASFMPQNQPGNDEKEVPDSTKGQKGESSVNKHSDSGQQKKEKQNAKPGLRVSKDDHIHDSGGS